Part of the Chelmon rostratus isolate fCheRos1 chromosome 10, fCheRos1.pri, whole genome shotgun sequence genome is shown below.
TCTCCCAACATTATGAACGTGCAATACTGAATAGCTGAAGTGCCCCTTTAAAACCAAATGCATTCAAACATTTGCGGTGCAGTCATTTTCACGCCCACAATCATTTGctgtttctgacatttcatttgattaCCAGCATTTATGGttccaaacaaaatgtgactgtaCATCATCAGTGTCTaatcagaaaacacaaattttatCCTGCAGGTATAAGACACCCGTGTGAGACCAAATTTGACAATCATCTGCAGGACCTGGAGCACAGCAATTACACATTAAACATCCCGCTGATCCCTACAACACCCGAGGAGATGGAAGACATGTTCAGACTTTGTTCTCATGTTCGCTTTAGAATCCCTCAGCAGGTCAGGTCCACACTTGAAAATAAACGCACTGAGGCTTTCACTTTGTGTGCACGCAGAAAAAGTCACAGAATAATATTCACCTCATTACTTTTGTTGAAAGCAGCCATGTTTAAACATGTTCGCTTTGTTTAGATTCTTCAAGGATTGGTAGATGTTCGGCAGCCTCATAACATATTTTACCAAGAAGGTTAGTTCACTTTGGTGTGAAACATTTAACAGTATACAGCACAGTATAGTCCATGTGACCTAACAGTAActatgtgtcttttttattaGTGTTTATGGAGATTGTTGGTGAGAAGTCGAGATACGCCTTGCAGGAGCACTTACATCTGATCACTGCACCTTTACAAGTGATATGGGGCAAACAAGACCAGGTAATGTATGGTGTTCTACTAATACAGTGATCCAGCAAAATCtataaaaatacagaagagATTATCTGCAGCTTTTGCTTCTAAATTAATCCTAAAACTTCCCCATCAACTGTAACCTGAGGGTGACCTCTCAGCTGTCCTGTATTTGTACAGGTGGTGGACGTCTCAGGAGCTACAGTCATTGCAGAGGTACTACCTGGATGCAGGGTGGACCTGCTGGAGAACTGTGGACACTCTGTGGTGATGGAGAGGCCTTGTCGGACAGCCAGACTCATCCTGGAGTTCATCATCTTGCAGCAAGACGCCAGAGGTGGCACAAAGAAATCTTCCTGAGTTCAAACGCTATTAATCATCACTTTGCACTGCAATGCTTCACATGTCCCTTGTACGTGACATGCATATGTATACTGATATCCAAGCCTCAAAATTTTACAGTAAGACACTAAGCAAGGTTTATAGTGCTCCAGCATTTCtttacatgttaaaataaatcgCATTTCAATTGCAATTTAAATGATGACAGTAAAAGCTCCGTGCATTTATCTGTGTGTGGCTGCGTTCAAATGTGTGAGTGTATTCATGCAGAGGTGCCTGTGGTTGCAGCAGgacctcctcccctccttcacCCTCCTTGTGTGCGCAGTTTTGCTGCAGCCTGGAGCCGAACACAGCTGCTCAGTCCGACCAGCGGCAAACATCACTGACTGTCTGGCTGAACCGTTAAATGCCGAGCGCAGAACGCTGtgtttggacaaaaaaagagaagtaGGCAGAAAGAGGCGAGCTGGTAAGGCTTTGTTTTAACGTCTGTGTCACTTCCAGACAGGCGAATTAAGATCCCGGCGCTAACCTCAGTAGTAACATCGGCTAGCGTCAATGGCTCGCGGACTGCTAGCTATGTTAGCTCCCTAGCTAGCAATTAGCTAGCAGGCTACATTTCCAGTATGGTACTCGCTTTGTATGTAACGCCGCATATCTCAGTGCATCCAACTTCACACAGTAACTGTTATAACTGCATGATTGTTACTTGCGATATCGTCTCGTTAGCCGGCTTCTTTCATTGTCatagcagagagagtgaaaaaaggTTGAATGGGTACTTTCAACACCAACTGCTTGTATTCAGCAAACATAAACGTTAGCCGGCTTCCCTAGCATTCACCACGTCATTAACGTTAGTTAAGTCGCACTGTTGCCGTATAAGTGGGTAGCatacaaaaatctaaatttatGGGTTTATGTTCATTAAGGAACGCGAAGTTTCGCTTTCAATTCGCTCAAGTGACATTATGGTTTATGGTGATGAATCACCTCTGCTCCTGAGTCCTGAATAATGCAGACACATGAGGTGCTACGTTCATTCTTGACCTCGGAAACAGTCGTTATCAAAATGTAGCTGTCcggagcttttgatcatatcacattATCAGATCGAGTTTGCCAGTCGTTACTGAAATGCAGAATGTTCAGAATCCCTTGTTTTCTGAGCACTTTGCAGCCCTTTTGGCTTAAGgttcaacattttaattcagtCTTCTGATGGTGCAATATGATCCAAAGCTCCCAAACAGCTACTAAACTGAAATTATTGTTGAGTGAAAAACAGCTAGCGCACTTAAAAGTTCTGAAAGGAAAGTATATACTGTTCACACACTTTTAATCCACTTTTAATCCACAAAGCAAGCAGTGCCTTTTGAGTAAACAGGCTCCCGGGCATAACATTACTCATGtaatccaacacacacaggcagagatgAACTATATGATTTGACGGAGTCAGGAGCTGCATCAAGTAACTGATTAGTTGTCATCTTTTAAATTAATCACCAACCATTCTTATTATGGATTAATCAGAGtactttttaagaaaaaaagtcagtcaTCTGATTCCTGCTTCCTAATTGTTGagattttctggtttctttactcctctgtgacagtaaaatgaatatcgttgggttgtggacaaaacaaaacattttaggacatcatcttgggctttggggaaggcattttatagaccaaacaactaatcaatcAAGAAAATTATTGACAGATTACCTGACAGTGTAGCTCcttgttagttgcagccctaactGAGTCTATGATTATGTCCCTCATATTCTGCACAACTGTGTTACAGCTTGTTGTAATGCAACACTTTTTTTCACAGGTGAAAGTCAAGTCAGCCAAAACCATATCTGTTCCCTCTCTATTTTGGTTCTGACCAAGTGGGTATTGTTCTACAAATGGATAATGGAGACTGGGGCCATAGGGTAAGAGATGGATGGAAGTTAGACTAGATATATGAGCAATGTGAGATGCTTGTTtctgatgaaaaaaatgttggctGAAATTTATTGTTGCAGTCTAGCACAACACCCCTGCAGTAAATCGTGCCTTAATGAAGATGatggtgttgtgtttttgtgtaaactGTTTAAGGGATGTGTTGACTCAACATTTAGATaattttggaggctgcagtttgtgattctgttgaattgtattgtaTTTACTAAGATGTGTTTCGAACATTTAGTGTACCCTCATTCTTATGACTGGGGTGGACAAAAGTATTGGAAACAATTTTAGAAATCAGAAAGCCTATCACTGTAATGCATTAAAATTCAACAGCATGGCACCACAAACTataaaatgcaatttattttaGCTACGTGTGCTTAATTTCACACAGTTCTTGTTGTCACCTACAGCTGCAGCTTACCTGAACGTTACAAACACATGTGCTTCTAATCCTCctctttgtgcatttttgtcCTAGATGACCACTCCTGTTACCTTGAACGTGGGAGGCCACCTGTACACCACCAGTTTATCCACCCTGCAGCGATACCCAGACTCCATGCTGGGTGCCATGTTCCGAGGAGATTTCCCCACAACTCGCGATTCCCAGGGGAATTATTTCATCGATCGAGATGGAACGCTTTTCCGGTACATCCTGAACTTCCTGCGGACATCTGAACTTACCCTCCCCGTGGActtcacagagacagacctcCTAAGGAAAGAGGCAGACTTCTACCAGATCGAACCTCTGATCCAGTGCCTTAATGATCCCAAGCCACTGTACCCTCCTGACATCTTCGAACAGGTTGTGGAGCTCTCTAGCACCCGGAAACTGTCAAAATATTCAAACCCTGTTGCTGTCATCATCACACAGCTAACCATTACTACAAAGGTTCACGGCCTGCTGGAAGGTATTTCCAACAACTTCACCAAGTGGAACAAGCACATGATGGACACCAGAGACTGTCAGGTGTCCTTCACCTTTGGACCGTGTGACTACCATCAAGAGGTGTCCCTAAGGGTTCACCTCATGGACTACATAATGAAACAAGGCTTCACCATCCGCAACACGCGTGTACATCACATGAGTGAGCGTGCAAACGAGAACACGGTGGAACATCACTGGACTTTCTGCAGACCGGCTCACAAAGTTGAAGACTGAGTAGCACAGGTGTTGTAGGTGACACTGCTGTTTGATTTGTCCTCATTTTAcacaaataataatagaaaagaacaaaactgaGCCCTTTTTCAGTAATGTATCACCAACAAcgattttttccccctcattcGTGGTACAGTGCACAAGTCCAGACGTCCAGCGTGTTGCAGTGCACAAGTCCAGACAGATagcataaaaacaatgaaaatgtaaattcttGATTAATTCACCTGTTCAAATTGCAAGAGTGTTATCTTATTATAACACTTTCTTATCTGTGCTACCACTGCATATTTAACATTTCTTGAAAAATGTATGCTTTGCTGAGGTAAAGGtctacaaaagaaaaacagcattcgTTATGAAGCAGAAAGACTCTATAGCAatgattttattcatgttgGGCACTACATTATAACCAAATGATGCTAAAAAATATGGGTACATTGATTTTTATAAGAATAATTGTGATTTAATGTGGTTCCAAAACCTgcatctgtttattctgaagtCAGTAATAAAGTGACTGTGAACAGATAGCCATGATTTTAGACTTTACGCCTACATACAGTATCAAATCTAACATGTATTAATGTAAATTCATGTCACGATTTGAGGGGAAAAGATGGATTGAAAAGGTTTGTACCCCATACACAAGCTGTCTTGGTCATGTTTTGGACTAGAGACACAGAACAGATAACTTTTTTTGAACCCAAACCGTCAAGAGgttacatttttgtttaataataataataaattatgaTTAGCCCAATTTCTTAATGGTAAGTTTACAGTAGTCTCAAAATTAGTCTCCTAGTTCTCTATAATCTCCTTGTACGGTACTATTTCTTAAGACCCAAGTTGTTGTTGCATGTGTCCCAGTGTCTTGTGTATGTATACGTATTTGCTGTGTGCGCTTTGTGGTATTATGTCATACTGTTACACTTTAGAGCTCATATCAAAAGTGATGTGTTTGGTCATCCCAGCCAAAATAAACccatttgtgtatttgtcagtcattatttttttatggttGAACTTTTCACATTAAGTCAATTAAAATTTGCACTACAGGTCCAATTTTAAGTGAGCAGAAGGCGCATGTGAAAAATTGTATCAGAAATCCACCATCAGTATTTGAGCAAAGTTTCTgccagaaaacatgttttatactATAACATGTTTTCTGGCAGAGATGTAGACATTATGTATGCCAAGCTTCCAGCTGGACTTTATGCTTTCACTCATTTCCTGTTGCAAAGCACAattgcatctgtctgtctgaaaactAATTTGCCTGAGTAAATTGAATGCAATGAACaagtgtttgatgtttgaaaCACATGTTTCAGTAGTTGCAGTTCTCATCATTCATTGGTTGAAAATAAGTGGGAATGAAATTTGACCCATGTTAAACTATATTTGACACaaacttattttttatttttgttttgtatgccAGTCCAACCCTGTGGGATCATTTGATTTCCATCAAGTGACCtatttttacaatatttattAAATTCCAATAGAAAATGCTCTAGAATACTGGGAACACGCTGAAATGTCTATAGATTAGTCAATTTAAGAAACCAGACTAAACAATACAGAGTTAGACTGCCTAACCCCGTATCGTTAAACCAAAGTGGCATTGCCCGGTTATTTTCTGCACAGCAATTACATGATAAAC
Proteins encoded:
- the kctd6b gene encoding BTB/POZ domain-containing protein KCTD6, which codes for MDNGDWGHRMTTPVTLNVGGHLYTTSLSTLQRYPDSMLGAMFRGDFPTTRDSQGNYFIDRDGTLFRYILNFLRTSELTLPVDFTETDLLRKEADFYQIEPLIQCLNDPKPLYPPDIFEQVVELSSTRKLSKYSNPVAVIITQLTITTKVHGLLEGISNNFTKWNKHMMDTRDCQVSFTFGPCDYHQEVSLRVHLMDYIMKQGFTIRNTRVHHMSERANENTVEHHWTFCRPAHKVED